The following proteins come from a genomic window of Triticum aestivum cultivar Chinese Spring chromosome 6A, IWGSC CS RefSeq v2.1, whole genome shotgun sequence:
- the LOC123127972 gene encoding protein argonaute 1A isoform X2: protein MVKNKRYTPPSARGSTETRSAPRTPGQDPSQRVERAQQHGGGGRLHANTQYSQQGGRGGGQHLSSGGHFQDPASHQPFGGPVKYQAHGYYGHGAPRQRGTPQPYHDGHRSGSHGRGVPATPSVTLPELHQAPQVQNQVPVLRPSPPETGSSSLHVEMNTGQVQLQFQQLDIPGQSSSRQGIQSAPSSTKSVRFPMRPGKGTFGSRCIVKANHFSAELPDKDLHQYDVSITPDIPSRGVNRAVIGQLVTLFRHSLLGGRLPAYDGRKSLYTAGPLPFTSRTFNIVLQDEDDKLGGAQVAQRREKHFTVAIKFAARADLHHLAMFLAGKQPDAPQEAIQVLDIVLRELPTARYSPVARSFYSPNLGRRQQLGDGLESWRGFYQSIRPTQMGLSLNIDMSSTAFIEPLPVIDFVAQLLNRNVSVRPLSDADRVKIKKALRGVKVEVTHRGNMRRKYRIFGLTSQATRELTFPIDDHGTVKTVLKYFQETYGFNIQHTTLPCLQVGNQQRPNFLPMEVCKIVEGQRYSKRLNEKQITALLKVTCQHPQQRELDILQTVNHNAYHEDPYAREFGIRIDERLASVEARVLPPPRLKYHDSGREKDVLPRIGQWNMRHKKMVNGGRVKEWICINFARNVQDSAARSFCRQLADMCEISGMDFSKDPLLPPLCTRAEHVERALRAHYRDAMNILKPLGRELDLLIAILPDNNGPLYGNLKRICETDLGLVSQCCLTKHVFKTTQQYLANVALKINVKVGGRNTVLVDALSRRIPLVSDRPTIIFGADVTHPHPGEDSSPSIAAVVASQDWPEVTKYAGLVSAQTRRQELIQDLFKVWQDPQRGTVNGGMVRELLLSFHRSTGQKPQRIIFYRDGVSEGQFYQVLLYELDAIRKACASLESNYQPPVTFVVVQKRHHTRLFANNHNDQRSVDTKSGNILPGTVVDSKICHPTEFDFYLCSHAGIQGTSRPAHYHVLWDENNFTADGLQTLTNNLCYTYARCTRSVSIVPPAYYAHLAAFRARFYMEPDTSDGGSVASGATTSRAPPGARGGSRAAGNVAVKPLPELKENVKRVMFYC from the exons CACAACCATACCATGATGGGCATAGGAGTGGGAGTCATGGACGCGGAGTTCCTGCTACTCCATCAGTAACACTTCCCGAACTGCACCAAGCTCCACAAGTCCAGAACCAAGTTCCGGTGCTTAGACCTTCACCACCCGAAACTGGCTCATCCTCACTACATGTTGAGATGAACACTGGACAAGTCCAGTTACAGTTTCAGCAACTTGATATCCCAGGTCAAAGTTCCTCTAGACAAGGTATCCAATCAGCACCATCGTCGACTAAATCAGTAAGATTTCCAATGCGGCCTGGCAAGGGTACATTTGGCAGTAGGTGCATCGTGAAAGCAAATCATTTCTCTGCTGAATTGCCTGATAAAGATCTTCACCAGTATGAT GTATCTATAACTCCCGACATTCCTTCCCGTGGTGTCAATCGTGCTGTCATAGGACAACTTGTAACACTCTTCAGACATTCTCTTTTGGGTGGTCGTCTTCCTGCCTATGATGGAAGGAAGAGCCTATATACTGCTGGACCGTTGCCATTTACTTCTAGGACCTTTAATATTGTTCTACAGGATGAGGATGATAAACTTGGTGGTGCGCAAGTTGCACAAAG GCGCGAAAAACATTTTACGGTCGCCATCAAATTTGCCGCGCGTGCCGATCTCCATCATTTAGCTATGTTTTTAGCTGGGAAGCAACCAGATGCTCCTCAAGAAGCTATTCAAGTGCTTGACATTGTTCTACGTGAATTACCTACTGCAAG GTATTCCCCAGTTGCCAGGTCATTTTATTCACCGAACTTAGGGAGGCGCCAGCAACTTGGTGATGGCTTGGAAAGTTGGCGTGGTTTTTACCAGAGCATACGGCCCACACAGATGGGACTTTCACTGAATATTG ATATGTCATCTACAGCGTTCATTGAGCCTCTTCCTGTGATTGATTTCGTTGCACAACTCTTGAACAGAAACGTCTCAGTCAGACCATTATCAGATGCTGACCGTGTGAAG ATCAAGAAGGCTCTACGAGGTGTAAAGGTTGAGGTCACACATAGAGGCAATATGCGCAGAAAGTATCGTATATTTGGTCTTACCTCACAAGCAACAAGAGAATTAAC TTTCCCTATAGATGATCATGGTACTGTTAAGACAGTATTGAAGTACTTCCAGGAGACGTATGGTTTTAACATTCAGCACACCACTTTACCTTGCTTGCAAGTGGGTAACCAACAGAGACCGAATTTTCTTCCGATGGAG GTATGTAAGATTGTTGAGGGACAGCGTTACTCGAAACGACTGAATGAGAAGCAGATAACTGCTCTTCTTAAGGTGACCTGCCAGCATCCCCAACAGCGGGAGCTGGACATTTTGCAG ACGGTGAATCACAACGCATACCATGAGGATCCATATGCACGGGAGTTTGGTATAAGGATTGATGAACGTCTTGCATCAGTTGAAGCTCGAGTCCTACCTCCCCCTAGA CTTAAGTACCACGATAGTGGCAGAGAGAAGGATGTATTGCCAAGAATTGGCCAATGGAATATGAGGCATAAG AAAATGGTCAATGGTGGTAGAGTTAAGGAGTGGATATGTATTAACTTTGCTCGGAATGTCCAAGATAGTGCTGCCAGGAGTTTCTGTCGTCAGCTGGCTGACATGTGCGAAATATCTGGAATG GACTTCTCAAAGGATCCTCTGCTTCCTCCTTTATGTACGAGAGCTGAGCATGTAGAAAGAGCACTCAGGGCACACTATCGAGATGCTATGAATATTCTGAAACCACTGGGCAGGGAGCTTGACCTGCTCATTGCAATTTTGCCTGACAATAATGGTCCTCTTTATG GTAATCTCAAAAGAATATGCGAGACAGATCTTGGATTGGTCTCTCAATGCTGTCTCACGAAACATGTTTTTAAGACGACACAGCAGTATCTTGCAAACGTCGCCCTTAAAATCAATGTTAAG GTGGGAGGGAGAAATACTGTACTTGTTGATGCTCTGTCAAGGAGAATTCCCCTTGTTAGTGACAGACCAACCATTATATTTGGTGCTGATGTTACCCATCCTCATCCTGGAGAAGATTCTAGCCCTTCCATTGCAGCT GTTGTTGCTTCTCAAGATTGGCCTGAGGTCACCAAATATGCTGGATTGGTGAGTGCACAAACCCGTCGCCAGGAGTTGATACAAGATCTTTTTAAAGTATGGCAAGATCCTCAGAGAGGGACTGTAAATGGTGGAATGGTTAG AGAACTTCTCCTTTCCTTTCATAGATCAACTGGACAGAAACCCCAAAGGATCATATTCTATAG GGATGGTGTTAGCGAAGGACAGTTCTATCAGGTTCTGTTGTATGAGCTTGATGCGATTAGAAAG GCGTGCGCATCCTTGGAGTCCAATTATCAGCCACCTGTTACCTTTGTGGTGGTCCAGAAGCGCCATCATACACGGCTATTTGCTAATAACCACAACGATCAGCGAAGTGTTGACACAAAAAGTGGAAACATACTGCCTG gTACTGTGGTTGATTCAAAGATATGCCATCCTACCGAGTTCGATTTCTACCTTTGTAGCCATGCTGGTATTCAG GGAACAAGCCGCCCTGCGCATTACCATGTCCTTTGGGATGAGAACAATTTTACCGCGGATGGTTTACAGACTCTCACGAACAATTTGTGTTACAC CTACGCAAGGTGCACCCGTTCTGTATCGATTG TGCCTCCGGCATACTATGCTCACCTCGCGGCTTTTCGAGCTCGGTTCTACATGGAACCGGATACCTCCGATGGTGGCTCGGTCGCGAGCGGTGCCACGACAAGCCGTGCCCCTCCTGGTGCACGCGGCGGCAGTAGAGCTGCAGGGAATGTTGCTGTTAAGCCTCTGCCTGAGCTCAAGGAAAACGTGAAGCGTGTCATGTTTTACTGCTGA